Part of the Spirochaetales bacterium genome is shown below.
GAAGATTTGCACAAAGCGCATCAAGCATTCCCTTTTTTACGAGCGCGATCTTGTCTTTTTCCATGTCCTTGAAACAGCCGTCAAGGGTCGCTTTTGGATCTTCCAGAAAAGCGGAAATTATTTTCTTTCCTTTTTTGATATATTCTTCAGACTCGAGCAATTTCCTGTCTCCCTCGATCCCCTTTGTTTTTTCCAAAGCGATCTCAATCGCAGATTTAATCTCTTTCATATTATTCCTTCCTTCATGATGGGCATTTGATAAAAATATGTTTGTCCGTTCGCCTTTCTTCCGGCACGACCTCAAATCGGATCGACGGTACGTCTCTTTACTTTTTCGCTATTCATGGATGGAGAAGACAATCTTATTATACGCATCTACCCAAAGATATGTCACCACCCCGATATTAAGAATCTCCATTTCCCCCGCTTCACCGTGCAACGTGATCGTCAAGGAAGGTTCTTTATTCAGTTCGAGCCGGGTGATATCATCTTGATCGATATAATCGGCCAGATTAATCCGAATCGATTCCGCATCTTCAGTATGGAAGGTGTAAAGCAAAGGATTTTTTTCATGCCGCTCCAAAGAAAAGACAAAATCAAGATCACCGTCTTCTTTATATTCGTAATATTTCGTCGTGCGACCGTCCTTTTGAGGCATACAGTACGCAACATCGATATCATTACCGCCGGACATTTCAATACCGTCGATATAATAATTCACCCCGTCTCCGGCCGGGCTGATGAGGGCGCACATAATTATTATCACCTGTACGGGTAATGTTACATCCATCATGTCGTCCCTCCTTTAAAAAGCCGAGTGAGGATGTCCAGCTCTTGGGCTCCCGCCCCGGGCAGACCTCACCGTCCCCTTATCCTCTCATTATAACCTAAAAAGATGAAAATGACCAGCTCAACTTTATTTATAAACGGTTGTTATCGGAAGAAAAAAACCGCCGCAACGGACGTTCTCCGTCAGATGAAGTTTTTACTCATACGATTCCAAAAACATCTGAATCCGTGATCACCGCATCGACTTTTTCATCATAACAGGAAACCGGGACTTCTTCTATCAGCTGCTCGGTAAAACATATCCCGCAAAAGCTGACATTGTCCTGTTTACTCACGCGGATCCTGCGGATGAACCGGTCATAGAACCCGCTTCCTCGCCCAAGCCGGGACAAATTCCTGTCAAAGGCCAAACCGGGGGTAAAAACGAGTATCCTGTTACGCTGCCGGGCACCGGAATCGATCACGGGGTATTCGGGATCCGGCTCGCGTATCCCATACCTGTTTATCACACACTCCGGGTCAATACACCCGATTTCATGAAATATGATTTCCCGTCCTGAAATACTGGGCACTCCCACCGTTTTTCCTGCATTGAGGCCCGCCTGTATGATGAACCCGGTTTCAACTTCTTCCTGCATGGATAAAAAAACCAGAATTGTATCGGCATTATTCCAGCATGGTGCATGCCTTGCTTTTTCCGAGATAATCCGGCTTTTTCTCTCCCTTATATCCTTTTTCATGCTTTTTAAAGCCGATCGCATTTCCTGCCGTAATTTTTTTTTAATCATGATCGTATCGCTCATTATCCGTTATGCAGTCTATTCCCCCCGGGGCCCAACCGTTTCCCCCGGGGCCCAACCGTTTCCCATGTCGTATGAGGCTTTCATTACTTCACCGATTTCAAATATTCACATATCTCTTTTTCAACAAAACACGGTGTTGAAGCCGAAGATATAACAAGTGCTTTTCTGTATTTTCCGGCCGGGATATGCGCCGCATCGACATCGTCTACCTTTTCGATAAAAAAAACATCTTTTTTTTCCTTTTTTAAGGTTTTGTAAAGATGAAAGGTATTTGAAGAAAGCCTGTCGCCGACAACAAAAGTGACATCCGTCTTTTTCTGGAGTTTACAGGAAGCGGCGGCTTTTCTAGACGTAACAGGACATATTGAATCGAACCACTCCTTTTTTCCCACCCATCCGAATCGACTATCGAGCTGCTTTACCGTGTTTTCAAAAAGGGACCTGTCTCCTGTTGTCTGAGAAACGATAAAGACATCGAGAGGGTTCCCGATTTTTTTTACGTGAGAAGGGATATCTCGTCGACAAAAAAGATCAAGATCCTCATCGGTTTCAATGATAGAGCTTTCCCGCGCATAGCTTTTCAATCCGATTATTTCCGGGTGCTTTCTTTTTCCCGTAATGATAATGTAAAATCCTCTATCCGAATAATCCTTTATTTTAAGCTGTACTTTTTTAACATT
Proteins encoded:
- a CDS encoding 5-formyltetrahydrofolate cyclo-ligase: MIKKKLRQEMRSALKSMKKDIRERKSRIISEKARHAPCWNNADTILVFLSMQEEVETGFIIQAGLNAGKTVGVPSISGREIIFHEIGCIDPECVINRYGIREPDPEYPVIDSGARQRNRILVFTPGLAFDRNLSRLGRGSGFYDRFIRRIRVSKQDNVSFCGICFTEQLIEEVPVSCYDEKVDAVITDSDVFGIV
- a CDS encoding 4-hydroxy-3-methylbut-2-enyl diphosphate reductase, whose translation is MVMEVLCPTFSGFCPGVKRAEKRILKVKEDHPTEKIFTIGNLINNLSYIRFLKEKNIITVNDDDISGINHGSIVAIRTHGIDRRIEAALHEHFDVIDLTCGNVKKVQLKIKDYSDRGFYIIITGKRKHPEIIGLKSYARESSIIETDEDLDLFCRRDIPSHVKKIGNPLDVFIVSQTTGDRSLFENTVKQLDSRFGWVGKKEWFDSICPVTSRKAAASCKLQKKTDVTFVVGDRLSSNTFHLYKTLKKEKKDVFFIEKVDDVDAAHIPAGKYRKALVISSASTPCFVEKEICEYLKSVK